A single genomic interval of Prunus dulcis chromosome 5, ALMONDv2, whole genome shotgun sequence harbors:
- the LOC117627964 gene encoding transportin MOS14 isoform X1, which yields MELQNTVKEALNALYHHPDDGVRLQADRWLQDFQRTLDAWQVADNLLHDATSNLETLIFCSQTLRSKVQRDFEELPSEAFRPLRDSLNNLLRKFHKGPPKVRTQISIAVAALAVHVPAEDWGGGGIVKWLQDEMNLHPEYIPGFLELLTVLPEEVFNYKIAARPERRRQFDKELTSQMEVALNILTACLSINELKEQVLEAFASWLRLKHGIPGSVLASHPLVLTALSSLNSELLSEASVNVISELIHYTAAGSSGGVTVQMPLIQVLVPKVMNLKAQLRDSSKDEEDVKAIARLFSDMGDSYVELIATGSDESMLIVQALLEVASHPEYYIASMTFNFWHSLQVNLTKRDLHISFVNESSIEAERNRRLQVFRPAYESLVSLVSFRIQYPQDYQDLSYEDLKEFKQTRYAVADVLIDAASVLGGDATLRILYMKLDEAAACCQNEKSEWRPAEAALFGIRAISSYVSAVEAEVMPKVMDRLLKLPQHPQLLQTVCLTIGAYSKWLDAAPGGPSILPSVLDILMSGMGVSEDSAAAAAVAFRQICDDCRLKLCGCLDGLFHIYHRAVNGEGSFKVSAEDSLHLVEALSKVITELPPDHAKRALEALCLPVVTPLQEVVSQGPDTLNSKPARDLTVHIDRFGYIFRYVNHAEAVADAIQRLWPIFKAIFDLRAWDVRTMESLCRACKYAVRTSGRCMGFTIGAMLEEIQGLYQQHHQPCFLYLSSEVIKIFGSDPSCANYLKSLIEALFMHTTHLLTSIQEFTARPDIADDCFLLASRCIRYCPQLFIPSAVFPSLVDCSMIGITVQHREASNSILTFLSDIFDLANSTEVEQYLPIRNAVIIPRGPSITRILIASLTGALPSSRLELVRYTLLSLCRAYGPPSVEWAKESVSLIPLTAVTEFERSRFLKALSDAASGVNVNAVSALVEELSEVCRRNRTVMEIVQGSLRPLELNIAPVS from the exons GTTGCTGATAACTTGCTTCATGATGCAACTAGCAATCTAGAAACTTTAATCTTTTGTTCTCAGACCCTTAGAAGCAAG GTACAACGAGATTTTGAAGAACTACCTTCTGAAGCTTTTCGTCCATTACGTGATTCTTTAAAT AACTTGTTGAGAAAATTCCACAAAGGCCCCCCAAAAGTCAGAACTCAG ATTAGCATTGCTGTAGCTGCTTTGGCTGTACATGTTCCTGCTGAAGATTGGGGGGGTGGTGGTATTGTGAAGTGGCTTCAGGATGAGATGAATTTGCATCCGGAATACATACCAGGGTTTTTGGAGTTACTAACAGTTTTGCCTGAG GAAGTATTCAACTACAAAATAGCAGCTCGCCCGGAAAGACGTCGCCAATTTGATAAAGAGCTTACTTCACAAATGGAGGTTGCTCTTAACATCTTGACAGCCTGTTTGAGTATTAACGAGCTTAAGGAGCAG GTTCTTGAGGCGTTTGCTTCTTGGCTTCGACTGAAGCATGG GATCCCTGGTTCTGTGCTTGCATCCCACCCATTGGTGCTCACAGCCCTTTCAAGCTTGAATTCTGAGCTACTTTCAGAGGCATCGGTAAATG TTATATCTGAATTGATACACTACACTGCCGCTGGAAGCTCTGGAGGTGTCACTGTGCAGATGCCCTTAATTCAAGTGCTTGTCCCTAAAGTAATGAATCTTAAGGCGCAACTTAGAGATTCGTCAAAG GATGAGGAAGATGTGAAGGCCATTGCCCGCTTATTTTCTGACATGGGTGATTCATACGTTGAACTTATAGCAACTG GTTCAGATGAATCAATGTTGATTGTACAGGCATTATTGGAAGTTGCTTCACACCCAGAGTACTATATCGCCTCCATGACATTCAATTTTTGGCACAGTCTTCAGGTGAACTTAACCAAAAG GGATTTGCATATTTCGTTTGTTAATGAATCTTCCATTGAAGCTGAGAGAAATAGAAGGCTACAAGTTTTTCGTCCAGCTTATGAGTCACTTGTTTCCCTA GTTAGCTTTCGAATTCAATATCCCCAAGATTATCAAGACCTTTCATACGAGGACCTTAAGGAATTCAAGCAGACTAGATATG CTGTTGCCGATGTCTTAATTGACGCAGCATCAGTTTTAGGGGGCGATGCAACCCTGAGAATTCTTTACATGAAGCTTGATGAG GCTGCAGCTTGCtgtcaaaatgaaaaaagtgaATGGCGCCCAGCCGAAGCTGCTTTATTCGGCATCCGAGCTATATCAAGTTATGTTTCAGCAGTTGAAGCTGAAGTAATGCCCAAG GTTATGGATAGGCTTCTAAAACTACCTCAACATCCTCAACTACTTCAGACAG TGTGCTTGACAATTGGAGCTTATTCAAAATGGCTTGATGCTGCACCTGGCGGACCGTCCATACTGCCTTCTGTTCTAGATATCCTCATGAGTGGCATGGGTGTTTCAGAAGACTCTGCAGCAGCTGCAGCTGTAGCATTTAGGCAGATTTGTGACG ATTGCCGGTTAAAGCTCTGTGGATGTTTGGATGGACTCTTCCATATATACCATAGGGCAGTGAATGGTGAAGGTAGTTTTAAGGTCTCTGCTGAGGACTCATTGCATCTAGTTGAAGCCTTAAG CAAGGTCATTACTGAACTTCCACCTGACCATGCTAAAAGGGCTTTGGAGGCCTTGTGCTTGCCCGTCGTTACTCCTTTACAG GAAGTTGTCAGCCAAGGCCCAGACACGTTAAATAGCAAGCCTGCTCGTGATTTAACAGTTCACATTGATCGATTTGGGTATATCTTTAG ATACGTAAATCATGCAGAAGCTGTGGCAGATGCAATCCAAAGACTTTGGCCAATATTTAAAGCCATATTTGATCT TCGTGCTTGGGACGTGCGGACAATGGAGTCTCTGTGCCGAGCATGCAAATATGCT GTGAGGACTTCTGGAAGGTGCATGGGATTTACAATTGGAGCTATGCTAGAAGAGATTCAAGGTTTATATCAACAGCATCACCAACCATGCTTCCTCTATCTCTCTAGTGAAGTTATAAAA ATATTTGGTTCTGATCCATCTTGTGcaaattatttgaaaagtCTGATTGAAGCACTCTTTATGCACACAACACATCTTCTCACGAGCATTCAG GAATTTACTGCCAGACCTGATATAGCAGAtgattgttttttgttggcaTCAAGATGCATTCGGTATTGCCCTCAGTTGTTTATTCCATCTGCCGTATTTCCATCATTAGTGGATTGCTCAATGATTGGAATTACAGTGCAGCACAG AGAGGCATCAAATTCAATATTGACCTTCTTATCTGATATCTTTGATCTTGCAAACTCTACTGAGGTAGAACAATACTTACCCATCAGGAATGCTGTAATTATTCCTCGAGGACCCAGCATTACAAGAATTTTGATTGCTTCATTAACAGGAGCACTTCCAAGCTCTCGACTAGAATTG GTACGCTACACACTACTTTCACTATGTCGAGCTTATGGGCCACCGTCAGTGGAGTGGGCCAAGGAGAGTGTTTCATTAATTCCTTTGACAGCTGTGACAGAGTTTGAGCGCTCAAGATTCTTAAAAGCATTGTCAGATGCTGCGTCCGGGGTTAATGTTAATGCTGTCTCTGCTCTAGTTGAGGAGTTATCAGAAGTTTGCCGGCGTAACCGAACAGTTATGGAGATTGTTCAAGGATCGTTGAGGCCACTTGAGTTGAACATAGCACCTGTATCATAA
- the LOC117627964 gene encoding transportin MOS14 isoform X2 — protein sequence MELQNTVKEALNALYHHPDDGVRLQADRWLQDFQRTLDAWQVADNLLHDATSNLETLIFCSQTLRSKNLLRKFHKGPPKVRTQISIAVAALAVHVPAEDWGGGGIVKWLQDEMNLHPEYIPGFLELLTVLPEEVFNYKIAARPERRRQFDKELTSQMEVALNILTACLSINELKEQVLEAFASWLRLKHGIPGSVLASHPLVLTALSSLNSELLSEASVNVISELIHYTAAGSSGGVTVQMPLIQVLVPKVMNLKAQLRDSSKDEEDVKAIARLFSDMGDSYVELIATGSDESMLIVQALLEVASHPEYYIASMTFNFWHSLQVNLTKRDLHISFVNESSIEAERNRRLQVFRPAYESLVSLVSFRIQYPQDYQDLSYEDLKEFKQTRYAVADVLIDAASVLGGDATLRILYMKLDEAAACCQNEKSEWRPAEAALFGIRAISSYVSAVEAEVMPKVMDRLLKLPQHPQLLQTVCLTIGAYSKWLDAAPGGPSILPSVLDILMSGMGVSEDSAAAAAVAFRQICDDCRLKLCGCLDGLFHIYHRAVNGEGSFKVSAEDSLHLVEALSKVITELPPDHAKRALEALCLPVVTPLQEVVSQGPDTLNSKPARDLTVHIDRFGYIFRYVNHAEAVADAIQRLWPIFKAIFDLRAWDVRTMESLCRACKYAVRTSGRCMGFTIGAMLEEIQGLYQQHHQPCFLYLSSEVIKIFGSDPSCANYLKSLIEALFMHTTHLLTSIQEFTARPDIADDCFLLASRCIRYCPQLFIPSAVFPSLVDCSMIGITVQHREASNSILTFLSDIFDLANSTEVEQYLPIRNAVIIPRGPSITRILIASLTGALPSSRLELVRYTLLSLCRAYGPPSVEWAKESVSLIPLTAVTEFERSRFLKALSDAASGVNVNAVSALVEELSEVCRRNRTVMEIVQGSLRPLELNIAPVS from the exons GTTGCTGATAACTTGCTTCATGATGCAACTAGCAATCTAGAAACTTTAATCTTTTGTTCTCAGACCCTTAGAAGCAAG AACTTGTTGAGAAAATTCCACAAAGGCCCCCCAAAAGTCAGAACTCAG ATTAGCATTGCTGTAGCTGCTTTGGCTGTACATGTTCCTGCTGAAGATTGGGGGGGTGGTGGTATTGTGAAGTGGCTTCAGGATGAGATGAATTTGCATCCGGAATACATACCAGGGTTTTTGGAGTTACTAACAGTTTTGCCTGAG GAAGTATTCAACTACAAAATAGCAGCTCGCCCGGAAAGACGTCGCCAATTTGATAAAGAGCTTACTTCACAAATGGAGGTTGCTCTTAACATCTTGACAGCCTGTTTGAGTATTAACGAGCTTAAGGAGCAG GTTCTTGAGGCGTTTGCTTCTTGGCTTCGACTGAAGCATGG GATCCCTGGTTCTGTGCTTGCATCCCACCCATTGGTGCTCACAGCCCTTTCAAGCTTGAATTCTGAGCTACTTTCAGAGGCATCGGTAAATG TTATATCTGAATTGATACACTACACTGCCGCTGGAAGCTCTGGAGGTGTCACTGTGCAGATGCCCTTAATTCAAGTGCTTGTCCCTAAAGTAATGAATCTTAAGGCGCAACTTAGAGATTCGTCAAAG GATGAGGAAGATGTGAAGGCCATTGCCCGCTTATTTTCTGACATGGGTGATTCATACGTTGAACTTATAGCAACTG GTTCAGATGAATCAATGTTGATTGTACAGGCATTATTGGAAGTTGCTTCACACCCAGAGTACTATATCGCCTCCATGACATTCAATTTTTGGCACAGTCTTCAGGTGAACTTAACCAAAAG GGATTTGCATATTTCGTTTGTTAATGAATCTTCCATTGAAGCTGAGAGAAATAGAAGGCTACAAGTTTTTCGTCCAGCTTATGAGTCACTTGTTTCCCTA GTTAGCTTTCGAATTCAATATCCCCAAGATTATCAAGACCTTTCATACGAGGACCTTAAGGAATTCAAGCAGACTAGATATG CTGTTGCCGATGTCTTAATTGACGCAGCATCAGTTTTAGGGGGCGATGCAACCCTGAGAATTCTTTACATGAAGCTTGATGAG GCTGCAGCTTGCtgtcaaaatgaaaaaagtgaATGGCGCCCAGCCGAAGCTGCTTTATTCGGCATCCGAGCTATATCAAGTTATGTTTCAGCAGTTGAAGCTGAAGTAATGCCCAAG GTTATGGATAGGCTTCTAAAACTACCTCAACATCCTCAACTACTTCAGACAG TGTGCTTGACAATTGGAGCTTATTCAAAATGGCTTGATGCTGCACCTGGCGGACCGTCCATACTGCCTTCTGTTCTAGATATCCTCATGAGTGGCATGGGTGTTTCAGAAGACTCTGCAGCAGCTGCAGCTGTAGCATTTAGGCAGATTTGTGACG ATTGCCGGTTAAAGCTCTGTGGATGTTTGGATGGACTCTTCCATATATACCATAGGGCAGTGAATGGTGAAGGTAGTTTTAAGGTCTCTGCTGAGGACTCATTGCATCTAGTTGAAGCCTTAAG CAAGGTCATTACTGAACTTCCACCTGACCATGCTAAAAGGGCTTTGGAGGCCTTGTGCTTGCCCGTCGTTACTCCTTTACAG GAAGTTGTCAGCCAAGGCCCAGACACGTTAAATAGCAAGCCTGCTCGTGATTTAACAGTTCACATTGATCGATTTGGGTATATCTTTAG ATACGTAAATCATGCAGAAGCTGTGGCAGATGCAATCCAAAGACTTTGGCCAATATTTAAAGCCATATTTGATCT TCGTGCTTGGGACGTGCGGACAATGGAGTCTCTGTGCCGAGCATGCAAATATGCT GTGAGGACTTCTGGAAGGTGCATGGGATTTACAATTGGAGCTATGCTAGAAGAGATTCAAGGTTTATATCAACAGCATCACCAACCATGCTTCCTCTATCTCTCTAGTGAAGTTATAAAA ATATTTGGTTCTGATCCATCTTGTGcaaattatttgaaaagtCTGATTGAAGCACTCTTTATGCACACAACACATCTTCTCACGAGCATTCAG GAATTTACTGCCAGACCTGATATAGCAGAtgattgttttttgttggcaTCAAGATGCATTCGGTATTGCCCTCAGTTGTTTATTCCATCTGCCGTATTTCCATCATTAGTGGATTGCTCAATGATTGGAATTACAGTGCAGCACAG AGAGGCATCAAATTCAATATTGACCTTCTTATCTGATATCTTTGATCTTGCAAACTCTACTGAGGTAGAACAATACTTACCCATCAGGAATGCTGTAATTATTCCTCGAGGACCCAGCATTACAAGAATTTTGATTGCTTCATTAACAGGAGCACTTCCAAGCTCTCGACTAGAATTG GTACGCTACACACTACTTTCACTATGTCGAGCTTATGGGCCACCGTCAGTGGAGTGGGCCAAGGAGAGTGTTTCATTAATTCCTTTGACAGCTGTGACAGAGTTTGAGCGCTCAAGATTCTTAAAAGCATTGTCAGATGCTGCGTCCGGGGTTAATGTTAATGCTGTCTCTGCTCTAGTTGAGGAGTTATCAGAAGTTTGCCGGCGTAACCGAACAGTTATGGAGATTGTTCAAGGATCGTTGAGGCCACTTGAGTTGAACATAGCACCTGTATCATAA
- the LOC117627964 gene encoding transportin MOS14 isoform X3: MNLHPEYIPGFLELLTVLPEEVFNYKIAARPERRRQFDKELTSQMEVALNILTACLSINELKEQVLEAFASWLRLKHGIPGSVLASHPLVLTALSSLNSELLSEASVNVISELIHYTAAGSSGGVTVQMPLIQVLVPKVMNLKAQLRDSSKDEEDVKAIARLFSDMGDSYVELIATGSDESMLIVQALLEVASHPEYYIASMTFNFWHSLQVNLTKRDLHISFVNESSIEAERNRRLQVFRPAYESLVSLVSFRIQYPQDYQDLSYEDLKEFKQTRYAVADVLIDAASVLGGDATLRILYMKLDEAAACCQNEKSEWRPAEAALFGIRAISSYVSAVEAEVMPKVMDRLLKLPQHPQLLQTVCLTIGAYSKWLDAAPGGPSILPSVLDILMSGMGVSEDSAAAAAVAFRQICDDCRLKLCGCLDGLFHIYHRAVNGEGSFKVSAEDSLHLVEALSKVITELPPDHAKRALEALCLPVVTPLQEVVSQGPDTLNSKPARDLTVHIDRFGYIFRYVNHAEAVADAIQRLWPIFKAIFDLRAWDVRTMESLCRACKYAVRTSGRCMGFTIGAMLEEIQGLYQQHHQPCFLYLSSEVIKIFGSDPSCANYLKSLIEALFMHTTHLLTSIQEFTARPDIADDCFLLASRCIRYCPQLFIPSAVFPSLVDCSMIGITVQHREASNSILTFLSDIFDLANSTEVEQYLPIRNAVIIPRGPSITRILIASLTGALPSSRLELVRYTLLSLCRAYGPPSVEWAKESVSLIPLTAVTEFERSRFLKALSDAASGVNVNAVSALVEELSEVCRRNRTVMEIVQGSLRPLELNIAPVS, translated from the exons ATGAATTTGCATCCGGAATACATACCAGGGTTTTTGGAGTTACTAACAGTTTTGCCTGAG GAAGTATTCAACTACAAAATAGCAGCTCGCCCGGAAAGACGTCGCCAATTTGATAAAGAGCTTACTTCACAAATGGAGGTTGCTCTTAACATCTTGACAGCCTGTTTGAGTATTAACGAGCTTAAGGAGCAG GTTCTTGAGGCGTTTGCTTCTTGGCTTCGACTGAAGCATGG GATCCCTGGTTCTGTGCTTGCATCCCACCCATTGGTGCTCACAGCCCTTTCAAGCTTGAATTCTGAGCTACTTTCAGAGGCATCGGTAAATG TTATATCTGAATTGATACACTACACTGCCGCTGGAAGCTCTGGAGGTGTCACTGTGCAGATGCCCTTAATTCAAGTGCTTGTCCCTAAAGTAATGAATCTTAAGGCGCAACTTAGAGATTCGTCAAAG GATGAGGAAGATGTGAAGGCCATTGCCCGCTTATTTTCTGACATGGGTGATTCATACGTTGAACTTATAGCAACTG GTTCAGATGAATCAATGTTGATTGTACAGGCATTATTGGAAGTTGCTTCACACCCAGAGTACTATATCGCCTCCATGACATTCAATTTTTGGCACAGTCTTCAGGTGAACTTAACCAAAAG GGATTTGCATATTTCGTTTGTTAATGAATCTTCCATTGAAGCTGAGAGAAATAGAAGGCTACAAGTTTTTCGTCCAGCTTATGAGTCACTTGTTTCCCTA GTTAGCTTTCGAATTCAATATCCCCAAGATTATCAAGACCTTTCATACGAGGACCTTAAGGAATTCAAGCAGACTAGATATG CTGTTGCCGATGTCTTAATTGACGCAGCATCAGTTTTAGGGGGCGATGCAACCCTGAGAATTCTTTACATGAAGCTTGATGAG GCTGCAGCTTGCtgtcaaaatgaaaaaagtgaATGGCGCCCAGCCGAAGCTGCTTTATTCGGCATCCGAGCTATATCAAGTTATGTTTCAGCAGTTGAAGCTGAAGTAATGCCCAAG GTTATGGATAGGCTTCTAAAACTACCTCAACATCCTCAACTACTTCAGACAG TGTGCTTGACAATTGGAGCTTATTCAAAATGGCTTGATGCTGCACCTGGCGGACCGTCCATACTGCCTTCTGTTCTAGATATCCTCATGAGTGGCATGGGTGTTTCAGAAGACTCTGCAGCAGCTGCAGCTGTAGCATTTAGGCAGATTTGTGACG ATTGCCGGTTAAAGCTCTGTGGATGTTTGGATGGACTCTTCCATATATACCATAGGGCAGTGAATGGTGAAGGTAGTTTTAAGGTCTCTGCTGAGGACTCATTGCATCTAGTTGAAGCCTTAAG CAAGGTCATTACTGAACTTCCACCTGACCATGCTAAAAGGGCTTTGGAGGCCTTGTGCTTGCCCGTCGTTACTCCTTTACAG GAAGTTGTCAGCCAAGGCCCAGACACGTTAAATAGCAAGCCTGCTCGTGATTTAACAGTTCACATTGATCGATTTGGGTATATCTTTAG ATACGTAAATCATGCAGAAGCTGTGGCAGATGCAATCCAAAGACTTTGGCCAATATTTAAAGCCATATTTGATCT TCGTGCTTGGGACGTGCGGACAATGGAGTCTCTGTGCCGAGCATGCAAATATGCT GTGAGGACTTCTGGAAGGTGCATGGGATTTACAATTGGAGCTATGCTAGAAGAGATTCAAGGTTTATATCAACAGCATCACCAACCATGCTTCCTCTATCTCTCTAGTGAAGTTATAAAA ATATTTGGTTCTGATCCATCTTGTGcaaattatttgaaaagtCTGATTGAAGCACTCTTTATGCACACAACACATCTTCTCACGAGCATTCAG GAATTTACTGCCAGACCTGATATAGCAGAtgattgttttttgttggcaTCAAGATGCATTCGGTATTGCCCTCAGTTGTTTATTCCATCTGCCGTATTTCCATCATTAGTGGATTGCTCAATGATTGGAATTACAGTGCAGCACAG AGAGGCATCAAATTCAATATTGACCTTCTTATCTGATATCTTTGATCTTGCAAACTCTACTGAGGTAGAACAATACTTACCCATCAGGAATGCTGTAATTATTCCTCGAGGACCCAGCATTACAAGAATTTTGATTGCTTCATTAACAGGAGCACTTCCAAGCTCTCGACTAGAATTG GTACGCTACACACTACTTTCACTATGTCGAGCTTATGGGCCACCGTCAGTGGAGTGGGCCAAGGAGAGTGTTTCATTAATTCCTTTGACAGCTGTGACAGAGTTTGAGCGCTCAAGATTCTTAAAAGCATTGTCAGATGCTGCGTCCGGGGTTAATGTTAATGCTGTCTCTGCTCTAGTTGAGGAGTTATCAGAAGTTTGCCGGCGTAACCGAACAGTTATGGAGATTGTTCAAGGATCGTTGAGGCCACTTGAGTTGAACATAGCACCTGTATCATAA